One Mesorhizobium sp. J428 DNA segment encodes these proteins:
- a CDS encoding SEL1-like repeat protein, translating into MARFEMFEAGFGSMGANAQADILFELGMMYATGRDCEVDPVAAHKWFNIAAIKGSARAAELRAELAVSMSKPELARALREAREWMTMH; encoded by the coding sequence ATGGCACGTTTCGAGATGTTTGAGGCAGGCTTCGGATCGATGGGCGCCAACGCCCAGGCGGACATCCTTTTCGAGCTGGGCATGATGTATGCGACCGGCCGCGACTGCGAGGTCGATCCGGTGGCGGCGCACAAGTGGTTCAACATCGCTGCGATCAAGGGCTCCGCCCGCGCCGCCGAGCTGCGTGCCGAGCTGGCGGTGTCGATGTCCAAGCCGGAACTCGCCCGGGCGCTCCGTGAGGCGCGCGAATGGATGACCATGCACTGA